In Helianthus annuus cultivar XRQ/B chromosome 8, HanXRQr2.0-SUNRISE, whole genome shotgun sequence, a single genomic region encodes these proteins:
- the LOC110872024 gene encoding E3 ubiquitin-protein ligase RHA2A — MGLQNTLTDLSSDSLPIFLLSIIATGVSYLHSLIFTILHTFNLISTHPSDDVIQDAFLFDAVGSGLASLILLADQLSLNRAGSYKYSLCAEGSDPVNSDCVVCLSGFADGEHVRKLACRHVFHKECFDGWLDQLNFKCPLCRSPLVSDERVVVTRRRLTHDVMDWFSVR; from the coding sequence ATGGGTTTACAAAACACCCTTACCGACCTTTCCTCCGACTCTCTCCCCATTTTCCTCCTATCCATCATCGCCACCGGCGTCAGTTATCTCCACTCCCTCATCTTCACTATCCTCCACACCTTCAACCTCATTTCAACTCACCCCTCCGATGACGTCATCCAAGACGCCTTTTTGTTCGACGCCGTCGGCTCCGGCTTAGCCAGCCTCATTCTCTTAGCCGACCAGCTCAGCTTAAACCGCGCCGGCTCCTACAAATACAGCTTATGTGCCGAAGGTTCGGATCCGGTGAACTCCGATTGCGTCGTGTGTTTGAGCGGTTTCGCCGACGGTGAGCACGTGCGCAAGTTAGCATGCCGGCACGTGTTCCACAAGGAGTGTTTTGACGGCTGGCTTGACCAGCTTAACTTTAAATGTCCGTTGTGCAGGTCGCCGTTGGTTTCCGATGAGCGCGTGGTTGTCACGCGCCGACGGTTGACGCATGACGTCATGGATTGGTTCTCTGTTAGATGA